The Desulfurococcus sp. genome has a segment encoding these proteins:
- a CDS encoding DUF1616 domain-containing protein: MLLDEEVFAVILAVSVIASVVGLVYLLKPVETEPFIALGLLGKDCLIGGYPKTVINNTRVELCLFIGNYLGSPVYYQVRYKIASTPDQLPSNTTPSPLPTLSYWSGVLENNANTTFRVEVPVYTTSDSNTTALVFELWTRSKEGWVYTGRWVHLYVNVTSW; the protein is encoded by the coding sequence ATGCTACTCGACGAAGAAGTCTTCGCGGTCATACTAGCAGTCTCCGTGATAGCCTCAGTGGTAGGCTTAGTATACCTTTTAAAGCCGGTTGAAACTGAGCCCTTCATAGCTCTTGGACTCCTGGGTAAAGACTGCCTTATAGGAGGCTACCCTAAAACCGTGATCAATAATACTAGAGTCGAGTTATGCTTATTCATCGGCAACTACTTGGGGAGCCCCGTCTACTATCAAGTGCGTTACAAGATAGCTAGCACACCGGATCAACTGCCATCAAATACCACGCCATCGCCTCTCCCTACACTCAGCTACTGGAGCGGTGTCCTGGAGAATAATGCCAATACTACTTTTAGAGTGGAGGTACCAGTGTATACTACAAGCGACTCTAATACCACAGCACTAGTCTTCGAGCTATGGACGCGCAGCAAGGAGGGATGGGTTTACACTGGTAGATGGGTTCACCTATACGTGAATGTAACATCGTGGTGA
- a CDS encoding DUF1616 domain-containing protein, which produces MSNRRSMTLEEYIENRGGFNWRVLREVYSEVARGSIRLVDPEPPASLVEYFFRLDYTLWYWATLTITLLTILVVLLSENLGFSQLLPLRYILGSLYVLFTPGYTLVEVLYPEEKSLTPLERTALSIGLSLSIVPLLGLLLNYTPVGIRLNSVLLALGSFTLLVATAAVYRKYSILRTRKLAEAV; this is translated from the coding sequence TTGAGTAACAGGAGATCCATGACTCTAGAGGAGTATATTGAAAACCGCGGGGGATTTAACTGGAGGGTTCTTAGAGAAGTGTACAGTGAAGTTGCGAGAGGCTCTATTAGACTAGTAGACCCGGAGCCTCCTGCAAGCCTCGTAGAATACTTCTTCAGACTAGACTACACGCTGTGGTACTGGGCTACGCTCACTATAACACTGCTCACAATCCTAGTAGTCCTCCTCTCCGAGAACCTTGGGTTCAGCCAGCTACTACCCTTAAGGTACATCCTAGGATCGCTCTACGTTCTCTTCACGCCAGGCTACACGCTGGTTGAAGTACTATACCCTGAGGAGAAAAGCCTTACACCCCTCGAGAGGACAGCTCTCTCAATAGGATTATCTCTCTCCATAGTACCCCTGCTAGGACTACTATTAAACTATACACCAGTAGGCATAAGGCTTAACTCAGTGCTACTAGCCCTGGGATCCTTTACCCTGCTAGTAGCTACAGCAGCCGTTTACAGGAAGTATAGTATACTGAGGACTAGGAAGCTAGCGGAAGCTGTGTAA
- a CDS encoding ABC transporter permease subunit, with amino-acid sequence MKPVVYDFKRLFIRASTLIALILFTVAGVGLAYITTQTVVTRNPQELYGGIVLYRLDPSRGVLELIPGVYDHDLKPVDVKISVQIHSLKNSTVINLGDYRIKGDTPLKLEFNDTVKQYFTPLDSALWINYGVEIGGFTIREGGRLLESAPLVPQNNTISMVFSGCFNLGSYGIEDAGYIIPGSDDTGVARDTRPCYSIIPTSGKIYVIAGVAKIVKEPVSLYYNVSKVLYNSTDQSTDSSIYMRYEETMCGVDTRNVSLCQFKLLGSIEEGMKIYQYTISVPSEVLDDSKLVCLTMVYTAGNSTGVYQYILNLRGAAEVVTASIMQAGISLFSSFFPVIMLYLAYTSIAKPKSQGALEFILARPVTRTDVYITRYTAGVLVALVAPALLVASLYIGIRVLLHITLSSSDLLLIYTGLAASLVAFYTLVYYAAVELKGSLYLATAIGLYVFFLVVIKIIGVITSITVFHATTLEEFTRIQLLFSYFNPLQLLDLITAPITYKSVVYEGMVNVVREVVKPEYIALAFTAWTLIPFILGLYRFKRKDLSS; translated from the coding sequence GTGAAGCCTGTAGTCTACGATTTCAAGCGGCTCTTCATCAGGGCATCCACTCTAATAGCACTTATATTATTCACAGTAGCAGGGGTCGGGCTTGCATACATTACAACGCAGACAGTTGTAACGCGGAACCCGCAGGAGCTATATGGAGGTATAGTACTCTACAGGCTGGATCCATCGAGAGGGGTACTCGAGCTAATACCCGGTGTATACGATCATGATTTGAAGCCGGTTGACGTTAAGATATCAGTCCAAATTCATTCGCTTAAAAATAGCACTGTGATAAATCTAGGTGACTATAGAATTAAAGGTGACACACCTCTAAAACTGGAATTTAATGATACAGTTAAACAGTACTTTACACCACTAGACTCAGCTCTATGGATTAACTACGGAGTGGAAATTGGAGGTTTCACAATCCGAGAGGGGGGTAGACTACTGGAAAGTGCGCCCTTGGTACCTCAAAATAATACGATATCAATGGTGTTCTCAGGTTGTTTTAATCTAGGCTCATATGGTATTGAGGATGCTGGGTACATCATACCAGGTTCAGATGATACAGGAGTAGCTAGAGATACACGCCCATGCTACAGTATAATACCTACGAGTGGGAAAATATACGTTATAGCTGGGGTCGCTAAGATTGTAAAGGAGCCTGTGAGCTTATACTACAATGTGAGCAAGGTACTCTATAATAGTACAGATCAATCTACTGATTCATCCATATATATGAGATATGAGGAAACTATGTGTGGAGTAGACACTAGAAACGTTAGCCTCTGCCAGTTCAAGCTTCTCGGCAGCATAGAGGAAGGGATGAAGATCTACCAGTACACAATCAGTGTTCCCTCAGAGGTTCTCGATGACTCTAAGCTTGTATGTTTAACCATGGTTTATACAGCCGGCAATAGCACCGGCGTTTATCAATACATTTTGAACTTGAGAGGTGCTGCCGAGGTTGTCACAGCGAGTATTATGCAGGCCGGTATAAGCTTGTTCTCAAGCTTCTTTCCTGTTATAATGCTATACCTAGCTTACACATCAATAGCTAAGCCGAAGAGCCAGGGAGCCTTAGAGTTTATTCTAGCAAGGCCTGTCACGAGGACTGATGTATACATTACCCGATATACTGCTGGAGTACTAGTAGCCTTAGTAGCTCCAGCACTACTGGTTGCATCACTATATATCGGTATCCGTGTTCTCCTCCACATCACCCTTTCATCCTCAGACCTGCTGTTAATATACACGGGTCTCGCCGCATCCCTAGTAGCATTCTACACGCTAGTCTACTATGCTGCAGTCGAGTTAAAGGGCAGCCTCTACCTGGCTACTGCTATAGGACTATACGTATTCTTCCTAGTGGTCATTAAGATTATAGGAGTGATCACCTCCATCACAGTGTTCCATGCTACTACACTCGAGGAGTTCACGAGGATCCAGTTGTTGTTCAGCTACTTCAACCCCTTGCAGCTCCTAGATTTAATTACAGCACCCATAACATACAAGAGCGTGGTATACGAAGGCATGGTAAACGTAGTTAGAGAAGTAGTTAAACCAGAGTACATAGCACTAGCGTTCACTGCATGGACTCTCATACCGTTCATACTAGGATTATACAGGTTTAAGAGAAAGGATCTCTCCAGTTAA
- a CDS encoding ABC transporter ATP-binding protein — translation MIIENISKTFGRTRALSYVSFTVSNSEIVGYVGLNGAGKTTTIRIIAGVLNPDTGRVVVDGFDVFREKKKASERIGWVPEKPVFEEEHKALDYFTYLAGYYGVSRSDAIKLGRELLDRVGLSDALYKKLSEYSQGMKKRFALAVSMISDPANYVFDEVLNGLDPQGIQFFRELTREFRKQGKAVLFSSHILSEVEQIADRVVFIHKGRIIGVYTMDEVRRLAKPSIMIRVAEELEKAVEIARSFGEVSVENSVIHVKPEGKVGSEEIVAELVRKGVHVREVKYEERDLESFFFELVRRGEG, via the coding sequence ATGATCATTGAAAACATCTCGAAAACCTTCGGTAGAACTAGAGCATTATCATATGTATCATTCACCGTCAGCAATAGTGAGATCGTAGGCTACGTAGGCTTGAATGGAGCTGGTAAGACAACCACTATAAGGATTATTGCAGGCGTGCTTAACCCTGACACCGGTAGAGTTGTAGTTGATGGATTCGACGTCTTCAGAGAGAAGAAGAAAGCCTCCGAGAGGATCGGCTGGGTCCCCGAGAAACCTGTATTCGAGGAGGAGCATAAAGCACTAGACTACTTCACGTATCTAGCAGGATACTACGGGGTAAGCCGTAGTGATGCTATTAAACTTGGAAGAGAGCTACTCGATAGAGTCGGTTTAAGCGATGCACTGTACAAGAAGCTCTCAGAGTACTCTCAGGGGATGAAGAAGAGGTTTGCTCTAGCAGTCTCCATGATAAGCGATCCAGCCAACTACGTCTTCGACGAGGTCCTCAATGGACTAGACCCCCAAGGCATACAGTTCTTTAGAGAGCTAACTCGTGAATTCAGGAAGCAGGGTAAGGCAGTCTTATTCTCCTCCCACATACTCAGTGAGGTTGAACAGATAGCTGATAGAGTAGTATTCATCCATAAAGGTAGGATCATAGGAGTTTACACCATGGATGAAGTGAGAAGGCTGGCTAAACCCTCTATAATGATAAGAGTCGCAGAAGAACTCGAGAAAGCCGTTGAAATCGCTAGAAGCTTCGGGGAAGTAAGCGTAGAGAACTCAGTGATACATGTTAAACCTGAGGGAAAAGTAGGCTCGGAGGAAATAGTAGCAGAACTCGTTAGAAAAGGTGTACACGTAAGGGAAGTAAAATACGAGGAAAGAGACCTTGAATCATTCTTCTTCGAGTTAGTGAGAAGAGGTGAAGGATAG
- a CDS encoding radical SAM protein: protein MKTVTSIGAGMARCRICGRSKAVSSVIGYCRDCLIKHWERVKSSVLEAHREVRRLLQLTPETPVHPDGLKCRFCGRGCVIPEDSRGYCSFIVNRRGAPGNILGSFELALGDWYYDPHPTNCVAFPVCPAITGEGYPRYALSPLGEHGYYNIAVFYGSCNLNCLYCQNHVFKKYAAAKYPFMSVEDLAGAVNSKTTCACFFGGDPAPNAVHALMAARRMISRAREIGLQVFRVCWETNGLWERSLLREALKISLESGGIVKFDVKAYTPQVYTALTGVD, encoded by the coding sequence GTGAAAACTGTTACCAGTATTGGTGCAGGCATGGCTAGATGCCGTATCTGCGGTAGAAGTAAGGCTGTATCTAGTGTTATAGGGTACTGCAGGGACTGCTTAATTAAGCACTGGGAGAGAGTTAAAAGTAGTGTACTAGAGGCTCATAGAGAGGTTAGAAGACTCCTTCAGTTGACACCTGAGACACCAGTACACCCTGATGGATTAAAGTGCAGGTTCTGTGGAAGGGGCTGCGTGATCCCAGAGGATAGTAGAGGGTACTGTAGCTTCATAGTGAATCGTAGAGGGGCTCCAGGTAATATTCTAGGTAGCTTCGAGCTAGCCCTCGGCGACTGGTACTATGATCCACATCCAACAAACTGTGTTGCATTCCCAGTATGCCCTGCTATAACCGGGGAGGGCTATCCGAGGTATGCTTTAAGCCCTCTAGGTGAGCACGGCTATTATAATATAGCTGTATTCTACGGCTCATGTAACCTGAACTGCCTCTACTGCCAGAACCACGTGTTCAAGAAGTATGCTGCAGCGAAATACCCCTTTATGAGTGTTGAGGACCTGGCTGGAGCAGTCAACTCTAAGACTACATGCGCCTGCTTCTTCGGTGGTGACCCAGCCCCTAATGCTGTTCACGCCTTAATGGCTGCTAGAAGAATGATCTCCAGGGCCAGGGAGATAGGGCTCCAGGTATTCAGAGTCTGCTGGGAGACTAATGGATTATGGGAGAGAAGCCTCCTGAGGGAGGCCTTGAAGATAAGTCTTGAATCAGGAGGCATAGTTAAATTCGATGTTAAAGCATACACTCCTCAGGTATACACTGCTCTTACAGGAGTAGACTAG
- a CDS encoding amidohydrolase gives MSRTTCYVNGRVYVKFKPLIVEEALVVSYDRILYVGEESRALSICGILNGRVVDLNGKTVMPGFIDSHMHLDGLGFSLSTLDLRGARSIEEVKDIVKRYVEKYSPGTVLGRGWDQELFEEKRWPTRWDLDEVVGDRPVMLVRICGHAAVLNTKALELTGLLDSSSPWVYRDEKGTPTGIIVEEAVTTALERLQGSVSLEERVRLLKKALEYTASHGVTTVGFMSCGRESLRALISLLGEWRYPRVRVYVEPGLLDEAVKLGLRGGFGSRLLKIKGVKVFADGSLGARTAWLTKPYSDDPSSSGRQLITREKLLEVARRASEAGFQVAVHGIGDAAIDLILSVYRDIEETRRLRHRVEHASVIRPDQIDEIVKLGVAVSVQPRFAISDWWAKDRLGLERLKWLYPFKTMATMGVPLGFSTDSPVEPLNPWETVYAAVSREGGEALTVEEALHYYTHGSAFILDEEDELGSLEAGKLADLIIVDRDPLKARLDELREINSQIPVNHYSI, from the coding sequence TTGAGCCGTACCACCTGCTATGTTAACGGCAGGGTGTACGTTAAATTCAAGCCTTTAATAGTAGAAGAGGCACTAGTTGTCTCCTACGATAGAATCCTGTACGTTGGCGAGGAGAGTAGAGCACTATCAATATGCGGGATCCTCAATGGTAGAGTAGTAGACCTTAACGGGAAAACCGTGATGCCGGGCTTCATAGACTCACACATGCATCTCGATGGATTAGGCTTCAGCCTGTCAACCCTGGATCTCAGAGGCGCTAGAAGCATCGAGGAAGTGAAGGATATAGTTAAGAGATACGTGGAGAAGTACTCGCCGGGAACTGTTCTCGGGCGTGGATGGGATCAAGAGTTATTCGAAGAGAAGCGCTGGCCGACACGCTGGGATCTAGATGAAGTTGTAGGTGATAGGCCAGTAATGCTGGTCAGGATATGCGGGCATGCCGCTGTACTGAATACTAAGGCTCTAGAGTTAACTGGTCTACTAGATAGCTCTTCTCCCTGGGTTTACAGGGATGAGAAGGGGACTCCGACAGGTATTATAGTAGAAGAAGCTGTTACCACAGCTCTAGAGAGGCTGCAGGGCTCGGTGAGCTTAGAGGAGAGAGTCAGGCTATTGAAGAAAGCGCTAGAGTACACGGCATCCCACGGGGTGACTACTGTTGGATTCATGAGCTGTGGTAGAGAATCTCTTAGAGCACTCATATCTCTACTAGGTGAGTGGAGGTATCCACGGGTTAGAGTCTACGTTGAACCAGGGCTACTAGATGAAGCTGTTAAACTAGGGCTTAGAGGAGGCTTTGGAAGCAGGCTGCTAAAGATAAAAGGTGTTAAAGTCTTCGCTGACGGAAGTCTCGGCGCTAGGACAGCATGGCTTACTAAACCTTACAGTGATGATCCTTCGAGCAGTGGCAGGCAGTTGATCACTAGGGAGAAGCTTTTAGAGGTTGCTAGAAGAGCCTCTGAGGCAGGCTTCCAAGTCGCTGTACACGGTATAGGTGATGCAGCCATAGACCTCATACTATCAGTATACAGGGATATAGAGGAGACTAGGAGGCTCAGGCATAGAGTAGAGCATGCATCAGTTATAAGACCTGATCAAATAGATGAAATCGTGAAACTTGGTGTAGCAGTCTCAGTGCAACCACGCTTCGCTATATCAGACTGGTGGGCTAAGGATAGACTAGGCTTAGAGAGACTGAAATGGCTTTACCCATTCAAAACAATGGCTACAATGGGAGTTCCACTAGGGTTCTCCACAGACTCCCCAGTAGAACCATTAAACCCGTGGGAAACAGTTTACGCAGCAGTCTCCAGGGAAGGAGGCGAAGCCTTGACGGTAGAAGAGGCACTACACTACTACACGCATGGATCAGCATTCATACTAGACGAGGAAGACGAGCTCGGGTCACTAGAAGCCGGGAAGCTAGCAGACCTCATAATAGTTGACAGGGATCCATTGAAGGCCAGGCTAGATGAGCTAAGAGAAATAAACTCTCAGATCCCCGTGAACCACTATTCCATTTAA
- a CDS encoding ABC transporter substrate-binding protein, with protein MRAQASKTILVLAIVLLIGIVAGYGIGLATIKPETVTITQTPPATPTTTPTPPTGQQVTLRVIGPWAGAEMDAFMEVIKAFEQEHPNIKVEYLIYRAEDIASVAPVQFAAGMTPGDVIFGWGWWIKKMGEEGHLYDLSGLVNTDEFIKGIFDQVKSGNSIYGLPFTAWAKPGFWYRKSFFESHGLKPPETWSEFLSLLQNLKEKLNGPPIVSGDGMGWPLSDITEHFIITFGGPELQLKLINGEVKFTDPQVKSIFENYLVPLIRDGYFSEPIEWTKAIELWWNGKYALYFMGTWLTGMVPDPSDLGFFPLPGCKGVVMGTDYLAVPKYTKHPEEALLLAKWLATEGQRIHVGTKAGKFATWLKVKVEDHWKPMQEVYSKLKDMTPLPDLDDTVGGDWQKLFWDQLKLLWVSPDSLNQVLETLTANFPKK; from the coding sequence TTGCGGGCTCAAGCCTCTAAGACCATTCTAGTATTAGCTATAGTCCTCCTAATTGGTATTGTAGCTGGCTATGGAATAGGGCTTGCAACCATAAAGCCTGAAACTGTGACAATCACGCAGACCCCGCCGGCCACACCCACTACTACTCCAACCCCGCCAACAGGGCAGCAAGTAACACTAAGAGTGATAGGTCCATGGGCTGGAGCTGAAATGGATGCCTTCATGGAGGTTATAAAGGCCTTTGAACAGGAACATCCCAACATAAAAGTAGAGTACTTGATCTATAGAGCCGAGGATATAGCTTCAGTAGCACCGGTTCAGTTTGCTGCAGGAATGACACCTGGAGACGTAATCTTTGGCTGGGGATGGTGGATTAAGAAGATGGGTGAAGAAGGCCATCTCTACGACCTAAGCGGGTTGGTTAACACTGATGAATTCATTAAGGGTATCTTCGACCAGGTAAAATCCGGTAACAGCATATACGGGCTTCCGTTTACAGCTTGGGCTAAACCCGGCTTCTGGTACAGGAAGTCATTCTTCGAGAGTCACGGGCTAAAACCACCTGAAACATGGAGTGAATTTCTAAGCCTTCTCCAGAATCTCAAGGAAAAGCTGAATGGGCCACCTATAGTCTCCGGAGATGGCATGGGTTGGCCTCTAAGCGATATCACAGAACACTTTATAATAACATTCGGGGGGCCGGAGCTTCAGTTAAAGCTTATCAATGGTGAAGTGAAATTCACGGATCCACAGGTTAAAAGTATATTCGAGAACTACTTAGTACCCTTAATCCGCGATGGCTACTTTAGCGAGCCAATAGAGTGGACGAAAGCAATAGAGCTATGGTGGAATGGTAAGTACGCTCTCTACTTCATGGGAACCTGGTTAACCGGCATGGTTCCGGATCCAAGCGACCTAGGATTCTTCCCGCTACCAGGATGCAAAGGGGTAGTTATGGGTACTGACTACCTCGCAGTCCCCAAGTATACTAAGCATCCCGAGGAAGCCCTCCTGCTCGCAAAGTGGCTGGCCACTGAGGGTCAGAGAATACACGTCGGTACAAAGGCAGGTAAGTTTGCTACATGGCTTAAAGTAAAAGTCGAGGATCACTGGAAGCCCATGCAGGAGGTCTACTCGAAGCTTAAAGACATGACTCCTCTACCCGACCTAGACGATACTGTTGGAGGAGACTGGCAGAAACTGTTCTGGGATCAATTAAAGCTACTATGGGTTAGCCCAGACTCCTTGAACCAAGTGCTTGAGACTCTTACAGCGAACTTCCCTAAGAAGTAG
- a CDS encoding sugar ABC transporter permease, with the protein MKTSTLSGFSFIIPALILISIFVVYPIIATIALSFNVSLGLGGGVVRDSQPGLENYYVVLASPSFINVHGIETLSFPMGAIVHNILWIAIHLPLTIMLGLLFAVLLQNVKGGAVIRSFMFLGMVIPMIVGGLLIMFSLDRDLGVVNLFLKVIGLGSYARSWTIYPDTALFSLILGSLWLWSGFSVTLYSAGLSSLPRELIEAAVVDGASFRRILFDIIIPQLKPVTVTVVAMTILWDLKIFDIVYASTMGGPGGASMVLAVLMYDYFARALNYPMASTVATILTLVTIPPAILLFKYSKTGEAK; encoded by the coding sequence TTGAAGACCTCAACTCTAAGTGGTTTTTCCTTTATTATTCCTGCTTTAATACTAATTTCAATCTTTGTCGTATACCCGATTATTGCAACCATAGCTTTAAGCTTTAATGTAAGCCTTGGCTTAGGTGGAGGCGTGGTTCGTGACTCCCAGCCGGGCCTGGAGAACTACTACGTGGTGCTTGCAAGTCCTAGTTTCATTAATGTTCACGGTATTGAAACGCTATCCTTCCCCATGGGAGCCATAGTGCATAATATCTTGTGGATAGCTATTCATCTTCCTCTCACAATCATGCTGGGATTGCTCTTCGCGGTCCTCCTACAGAATGTGAAGGGTGGAGCGGTAATCAGGTCATTTATGTTTCTCGGGATGGTTATACCAATGATTGTGGGAGGACTTCTGATAATGTTCTCGTTAGACAGGGATCTCGGGGTTGTAAATCTCTTCTTAAAGGTTATCGGCTTAGGGAGTTATGCTAGAAGCTGGACTATATATCCTGATACAGCATTATTCTCCCTCATCCTTGGTTCCCTATGGCTGTGGAGTGGATTTAGTGTCACCCTCTACTCGGCTGGGCTCTCATCCCTCCCTAGAGAGCTTATTGAAGCAGCTGTGGTTGATGGTGCAAGCTTCAGAAGAATACTCTTTGACATCATAATACCTCAATTGAAGCCTGTTACAGTGACAGTTGTAGCTATGACTATACTATGGGATTTAAAGATATTCGATATAGTCTACGCTTCTACAATGGGGGGTCCCGGCGGTGCATCCATGGTTCTCGCGGTACTCATGTATGATTACTTCGCGAGAGCATTAAATTATCCTATGGCTTCTACGGTTGCAACAATACTTACCTTGGTGACAATACCTCCTGCAATACTATTATTTAAGTATTCGAAGACAGGTGAGGCCAAGTGA
- a CDS encoding carbohydrate ABC transporter permease, which produces MRRKLEAFHSGLFRTPFKWLVVNIVMWAVGILWITPFIGIFMTSIRPFSEVVYGWWRLNPFTFTLSNYYNALFNPSFSLLRGIVNSFIVSIPSTVIPVLIAALAAYSFARFSLPLKNYLFVFMLFLMAVPQQMTIVPIFLMLKDMQLLNTYLGLILVHSSWGIPWVTFFLKNYFSLLPVELEEAARVDGATSRQVFFDIILPEALPGLISASVLQFAWVWNDFFFALMLIFDPDKMVVTQMLPRLKGQYQVDWGLLSSGSVLAMIVPLLVYALLNKYFVRGFTGWALKK; this is translated from the coding sequence GTGAGAAGGAAGCTTGAAGCTTTTCACAGTGGGTTATTCCGCACACCATTTAAATGGCTAGTGGTTAACATCGTAATGTGGGCTGTAGGAATACTATGGATTACTCCTTTTATCGGGATTTTCATGACGTCTATTAGGCCTTTCAGCGAGGTAGTTTACGGCTGGTGGAGGTTAAACCCCTTCACCTTCACTTTAAGCAACTACTATAATGCTCTTTTCAATCCATCATTCTCACTACTACGCGGTATAGTGAACTCTTTCATAGTATCCATACCTAGCACTGTAATCCCAGTTCTCATTGCGGCGCTTGCAGCATACTCGTTTGCACGTTTCAGCCTCCCATTAAAGAACTATCTCTTCGTGTTCATGTTGTTCCTGATGGCTGTGCCTCAGCAGATGACGATAGTGCCTATATTCTTAATGCTAAAGGATATGCAGTTATTGAATACTTATCTTGGATTAATTCTGGTTCACTCTTCGTGGGGTATACCCTGGGTGACATTCTTCCTTAAAAACTACTTCTCACTGCTACCGGTAGAGCTGGAGGAAGCTGCACGCGTCGATGGAGCCACAAGCAGACAGGTATTCTTCGATATTATCCTCCCTGAGGCTCTACCAGGACTCATCTCAGCATCTGTTCTACAGTTTGCGTGGGTCTGGAATGACTTCTTCTTCGCCTTAATGCTAATCTTCGACCCTGATAAAATGGTTGTCACGCAAATGCTACCTAGACTTAAAGGCCAATACCAAGTAGACTGGGGCTTACTGTCCAGTGGCTCCGTGCTTGCTATGATAGTTCCTCTTCTAGTGTATGCACTCCTAAACAAATACTTTGTGAGAGGGTTCACCGGGTGGGCTTTAAAGAAATAG
- a CDS encoding ABC transporter ATP-binding protein gives MAVGVRVEDVSKIFPPNTIALKDVRFEIKPGEFFVILGPSGSGKTTLLRIIAGLEVPSKGRIIFGDRVIVDAEKGVYVEPRERNIGMVFQNWALYSHMTAYDNIAYPLKLKKLPRDEIDKRVKEVAEALGIKELLHRKPAQLSGGQQQRVALARALVKQPDILLLDEPFSNLDARVRVTAREFVKEVQRKLGITSILVTHDQADAFAVGDRILVLRNGVVQQVGSREELYDNPVNLFVANFIGDPPMNIVELSINHPLLETLGLKKFVSESSRVYLGVRPDEALAVVEKGKAHATGIVTLIEYLGSRKYCRIETPDGLALKVLAGDNISEGMEAGIYIKKLHLFQANGERITTINL, from the coding sequence GTGGCTGTAGGCGTTAGAGTAGAAGACGTGTCAAAAATATTCCCGCCTAATACTATAGCATTAAAAGACGTGAGATTCGAGATCAAGCCTGGAGAATTCTTTGTAATCCTAGGCCCCTCAGGGTCCGGTAAGACCACTCTACTAAGGATCATTGCTGGGCTAGAGGTACCAAGTAAGGGGAGAATAATCTTTGGTGATAGAGTTATCGTTGATGCTGAGAAAGGAGTGTACGTTGAACCTAGAGAAAGAAACATCGGGATGGTATTCCAGAATTGGGCGTTATACTCGCATATGACAGCCTACGATAATATAGCATACCCGCTTAAACTCAAAAAGCTACCTAGAGATGAAATCGATAAACGCGTCAAAGAAGTGGCTGAAGCTCTAGGGATAAAAGAGCTCCTTCACAGGAAACCTGCTCAGCTTTCAGGCGGCCAGCAGCAGAGAGTAGCTTTAGCTAGAGCACTAGTCAAGCAACCCGATATACTACTGTTAGATGAGCCATTCTCAAACCTGGATGCTAGAGTAAGAGTCACTGCTAGAGAGTTCGTGAAAGAAGTGCAGAGAAAGCTTGGTATAACTTCAATACTTGTCACACATGACCAAGCGGATGCATTTGCTGTAGGAGATCGCATTCTAGTCTTAAGGAACGGTGTAGTCCAGCAGGTGGGCTCAAGAGAAGAGCTCTACGATAACCCAGTAAACCTCTTTGTAGCAAACTTCATCGGCGACCCGCCAATGAATATCGTGGAATTAAGTATAAACCACCCATTACTTGAAACCTTAGGGCTCAAGAAATTTGTATCGGAAAGCAGTAGAGTCTACCTCGGTGTAAGACCTGATGAAGCACTAGCTGTAGTGGAGAAAGGAAAAGCACATGCAACAGGTATAGTCACACTAATAGAGTATCTGGGCTCGAGAAAATACTGTAGAATAGAAACTCCAGATGGATTAGCTCTTAAGGTTTTAGCTGGAGATAATATATCAGAGGGCATGGAGGCCGGCATCTATATTAAGAAACTACACTTATTCCAAGCAAATGGTGAGAGAATTACAACCATTAATCTCTAA
- a CDS encoding nucleotidyltransferase domain-containing protein, translating to MLQRRRMIDAWRKWVKEIARIVKKHLPGSQVYLIGSIARGDYIGASDVDILVVVPVSEYPKGILAKAKIKSIIEEELKLPYYHPFEIHIVTPSEAVFFMRRGKVLVVEEA from the coding sequence TTGCTTCAGAGACGAAGAATGATTGATGCGTGGCGTAAGTGGGTTAAAGAAATTGCAAGAATAGTTAAGAAGCATCTACCTGGGTCGCAAGTATACCTTATAGGGAGCATCGCTAGAGGCGATTACATAGGTGCAAGTGATGTAGATATACTAGTTGTTGTCCCTGTATCAGAATATCCCAAGGGTATTTTAGCTAAAGCGAAGATAAAATCTATTATTGAAGAGGAATTAAAGCTACCATACTACCATCCCTTTGAAATACATATTGTAACACCAAGTGAAGCCGTATTCTTCATGAGAAGAGGTAAGGTATTAGTAGTAGAGGAAGCCTAG